The sequence GAGGCCTTACACGTGATTGGTGGTCACGAACTTGTCGACCAAGAGTGATTATTTTATCTTCATTATCTAAGAGTAAGAGATTACTATGTCTTCCCATTAGCTCAATTATAAGACTCCTATAAACAGGACTCCCAGGACGTTTGGCAAATCTAAATTCCACTACTCTTTCGAAGCCTTTTTGTTTGATTTCAACTAATGCAATTTGATTAAGACCATGTTGAACTTGCTGTGCAAGAGTGCTTTCACTTCCGCTTCGGGAAGGAGGTGAAATTTGCACCAGCCTTGGAGCATCTGCTTGCCAACTTATTTCAAGCCATATAAGTCCTTTTAAAGTCCTTAGGCCAATCTGAATTGTTCCAGGTTCAGGTTGTTGCGCTTTCTCGAAGCGACTGGGCAAGATTATTTGTCGCAGTTCTGCAAGTACAGCCTTCAAACTGGTTATATCCATTATTTGAAGTGCAGCAGAGTTCATTTGCTCAGTTTTGGGATATTGAGTTCTTGATGGAATCTTTCCTACTCTGCGACTTGATTAGAAGAAACTAATGCACCCTTCTCCTCTTATCGGCAGGCTTATTGTTATCACTGGACCGAGTGGAGTCGGTAAAGGGACTTTAGTTAAGCGATTGCTTTCAAGACATCGAGAAATTTGGCTTTCGGTTTCCGCTACAACTCGGATGCCAAGACAAGGAGAGATAGAAGGTCAACATTATTTCTTCATAAGAAGGGATCGATTTAAGGAGCTAGTGGATGAGGTTGGATTTCTTGAATGGGCAGAGTTTGCAGGGAATTGTTATGGGACTCCTAGCAAAGAAGTACAAAAAAAGCTTTTGAGCGGAAGGTCTGTTTTACTTGAAATTGAATTGGAAGGTGCTAGACAAGTTCGAAAAACTTTCCCTGAGGCTTTACAGATTTTTCTTGCCCCTCCAAGTTTTAGCGAACTTGAGAAAAGAATTCGAGGGAGGGCAACTGATTCTGAAGCGGCTATTCAGCGAAGATTGTTAAGAGCAAAAGAGGAACTGAAAGCACAAAATGAATTTGACGCTGTAGTTATTAATGATGATCTAGACAAAGCACTTGAAGATTTAGAGGGGAAAATAGGCCTTAGCTCTTAATCGAGAGCTTTAACTTCCTTTTGTTAGAAAACCAGAGATTCAATTTATATAGTTACTAAAGGCATTCTCATATTGATTATTAATATGTAATTTTTACAAGAAATAAGACCCTATGAAAGCCCTTTGTCTGGACTTTTCATAGGGTCTTTGGTAATAAAAAAATTGCGTTCAGCTATTCTTTTTTACCAGGTCATTGGGTGAAATAGTAAATCGGGATGGAATCGATTGAATTCAATTAGATATCCAGCTGTAACGATTATCCAGCCCGCACCGATAACGGGCGCTGATCTGAAGATCTTGTGCTTTGCTTTGAAAGACATAGGTATTTAAGAGGTGAGTTTAAAAGTTTGGTAATAAATTACTTAGTTAAAAAGGAACATTGCTGTAATCAGACTCTGGTGAAGTCGTGATGTTTTTGTTGCTCTCGCGCAATTCTCCGGAACGGCCCTGAGAATTAGCTGCGAATGGCCATTGTGCCCCTTTGATTAGGGCTTTTTGGAGTAGGGCAGAGTCGATAAAAATTTCCTTGTCAACAGCGTCACCAGACTCCCGAGCCATCTTGAGGTACTCCCTTCCTGCCCAGCCAATGATTCCGCAAACACCTACGAAAATATGAGCAGGGATTAGGACATTTCCTTCAAATCCCCTCATGTAAAGCGCTCCAAAAGGATCAATTGTGGGAGCGATAATTAGATGAGGTAATCCATCGTCGCCACAGTTGACATGCCCATACCTTTCAAAGCGAGCAACTGCTTGGGCTGTAGAGGCAGTGCTTGCTCTCTCTTGGAACCTGGCGTTTTCAGAGCATAAAGAAAGACCAGATTCGGTGAATGTAGTGTCAGCTCTATCTGCGTTTAAAGCAGGCCCAGCTGCAGCATTTGCTAACGGAGCAAAGCCAACAACAAGGAAAGCCGATATAAGAATGGCGAAGAGACGTCGCATTAGTTTCGATTCCTTTTAAGACCTGCCCACTTAGGTGCAGGATGTCACAACCTTAAGTTAGATGAGATACAACCCCAAATCCAAAACAGTCCTGGCCCTCGAAACAAGTTGTGACGAGACAGCAGTTGCATTGCTGAAGTCAGAATGTGGCCAATTTCGCACTGTTGCTAATCTTGTAGCCTCTCAAATTGAGGAACATGCCAAATGGGGAGGAGTTGTTCCTGAAATTGCATCTAGAAGGCATTTAGAGGCTCTTCCTTTCCTTGTAGAGGAAGTTTTGTCTACTTCTGGGCAATCCATGAGAGAGATTGATGCAGTTGCCGCAACTGTTACGCCTGGATTGAATGGGGCTCTTTTGATTGGTTCTGTAACAGCAAGAACCCTTTCGGCTCTTCATCAAAAGCCTTTTTTAGGTATTCATCATTTGGAGGGACATCTCGCATCTGTTTTTTTAAATGAGAATCCTCCACGCCCCCCTTATCTGGTTTTATTGGTCAGTGGTGGGCATACAGAGTTAATAAAAGTAAATAATGATTGTAAATATCAGCGTTTAGGAAGAAGCCATGATGATGCCGCTGGGGAAGCTTTTGACAAAGTTGCTCGATTATTGGGACTTGGTTATCCAGGGGGCCCAGCGATTGAGAAATTAGCCACGTATGGAAATCCTAAGGCATATTCTTTGCCTAAAGGGAGGGTCTCCAACCCTGCAGGGGGGTTCTATCCTTATGACTTTTCATTTAGTGGGCTAAAAACAGCAATGTTGCGTCAAGTGCAATTGCTTGAAACAAAGCAAGGCGAGTTGCCATTGGAGAACCTTGCAGCAAGTTTTGAAAATATTGTTGCAGAGGTATTGGTTGAGAGAAGTATTCGATGTGTTTTGAATCAAGAGTTGAAAACTTTAGTAATGGTTGGGGGTGTTGCAGCAAACAAACGTTTAAGGAAAATGATGTCTGATGCGACCTCTTCCTATGGGGTTGCGTTACATATGGCCCCAAAAGCTTTTTGCACGGATAATGCAGCAATGATTGGCGTAGCAGCTTTAAAGCGCTTAGAATCAGGGGTGAGCCAAAGTTCAATACAGTTGGGAGTTTCTCCTCGCTGGTCCTTAGAGCAAGCAGATCTCTTATATCGAGCTAACGCTCCTTTTTAAATTGAAGCTAAACACCACTTCTATTTAAATTCTGGAAATTGATTATGGATTCACACCAAAACCATCAGGCCATTGAAGTAGATCACCCAGTCAGTCGAGTAGAGCTTAACTCTTGGCGAAGAGGCTTTACTCCTCAAGCAGAGATTTGGAATGGCAGGATGGCATGGTTTGGTTTACTGGTTGGCTTGAGTCTTTTGGTTTCGATGAATTTTTTAATTAATTAGAAACTTTAATTGGATTTATTTTAGAGGGGATACTTTTTGCATATTAATAATGAGATA comes from Prochlorococcus sp. MIT 1307 and encodes:
- a CDS encoding Photosystem I reaction center subunit III, whose product is MRRLFAILISAFLVVGFAPLANAAAGPALNADRADTTFTESGLSLCSENARFQERASTASTAQAVARFERYGHVNCGDDGLPHLIIAPTIDPFGALYMRGFEGNVLIPAHIFVGVCGIIGWAGREYLKMARESGDAVDKEIFIDSALLQKALIKGAQWPFAANSQGRSGELRESNKNITTSPESDYSNVPF
- the tsaD gene encoding tRNA (adenosine(37)-N6)-threonylcarbamoyltransferase complex transferase subunit TsaD encodes the protein MRYNPKSKTVLALETSCDETAVALLKSECGQFRTVANLVASQIEEHAKWGGVVPEIASRRHLEALPFLVEEVLSTSGQSMREIDAVAATVTPGLNGALLIGSVTARTLSALHQKPFLGIHHLEGHLASVFLNENPPRPPYLVLLVSGGHTELIKVNNDCKYQRLGRSHDDAAGEAFDKVARLLGLGYPGGPAIEKLATYGNPKAYSLPKGRVSNPAGGFYPYDFSFSGLKTAMLRQVQLLETKQGELPLENLAASFENIVAEVLVERSIRCVLNQELKTLVMVGGVAANKRLRKMMSDATSSYGVALHMAPKAFCTDNAAMIGVAALKRLESGVSQSSIQLGVSPRWSLEQADLLYRANAPF
- the psaJ gene encoding photosystem I reaction center subunit IX: MSFKAKHKIFRSAPVIGAGWIIVTAGYLIEFNRFHPDLLFHPMTW
- the gmk gene encoding guanylate kinase; the encoded protein is MHPSPLIGRLIVITGPSGVGKGTLVKRLLSRHREIWLSVSATTRMPRQGEIEGQHYFFIRRDRFKELVDEVGFLEWAEFAGNCYGTPSKEVQKKLLSGRSVLLEIELEGARQVRKTFPEALQIFLAPPSFSELEKRIRGRATDSEAAIQRRLLRAKEELKAQNEFDAVVINDDLDKALEDLEGKIGLSS
- a CDS encoding high light inducible protein; protein product: MDSHQNHQAIEVDHPVSRVELNSWRRGFTPQAEIWNGRMAWFGLLVGLSLLVSMNFLIN